Proteins encoded in a region of the Synechococcus sp. BIOS-U3-1 genome:
- the infA gene encoding translation initiation factor IF-1: protein MIETSGVIEKEQGNGFYLVTLEQPAGHQCLCRAAGKLTKFRIKLLAGDKVLVEISPYDLTRGRITYRERNAGAPGGRPGGNRPGGPRRR from the coding sequence ATGATTGAAACCTCGGGTGTGATCGAGAAGGAACAGGGCAACGGGTTTTACCTGGTGACCCTGGAGCAGCCCGCAGGTCATCAGTGTCTCTGCCGCGCAGCGGGCAAGCTCACCAAGTTCAGAATCAAACTGCTTGCCGGAGACAAAGTACTGGTAGAGATCAGCCCCTATGACTTAACGCGTGGCCGGATCACCTACAGGGAGCGTAACGCTGGTGCACCTGGAGGTCGTCCCGGTGGTAATCGTCCGGGTGGACCTCGTCGCCGTTGA
- the trxB gene encoding thioredoxin-disulfide reductase: MAVENLVIVGSGPAGYTAAIYAARANLNPLLITGFQRGGIPGGQLMTTTHVENFPGFPDGVLGPDLMDLMKAQATRWGTRLLEADADRIDLSQRPYRIEVEGQIVESQSVIIATGASANRLGLPNEERFWSKGISACAICDGATPQFRNEELAVVGGGDSACEEAVYLTKYGSHVHLLVRSDRLRASAAMSDRVQANPQITVHWNTQVSDVQGDDWLSSLNLHRRDSNVDEQLAVRGMFYAIGHTPNTELVRDQLDCDPIGYLVTQPGRPETSMEGVFAAGDVADGEWRQGVTAAGSGCQAALAAERWLSHHNLATLVSREHAEPAQAETPQTTVETTEETYDSNALWQKGSYALRKLYHDSSRPLLVVYTSPSCGPCHVLKPQLKRVLDELKGDAQGIEIDIEADQEIAQQAGVNGTPTVQLFHDKQLKQQWRGVKQRSEFMDSIRSVLTEA, encoded by the coding sequence ATGGCGGTTGAGAATCTGGTGATCGTGGGATCCGGCCCAGCCGGATACACCGCTGCGATTTATGCCGCTCGCGCCAATCTCAATCCCCTGTTGATTACAGGGTTTCAGAGAGGTGGCATCCCTGGTGGACAGCTAATGACCACCACCCATGTTGAAAATTTCCCAGGGTTCCCTGACGGCGTTCTCGGTCCAGACCTGATGGACCTGATGAAAGCCCAGGCCACGCGTTGGGGAACAAGGCTGCTTGAAGCTGATGCCGACCGCATTGACCTGAGCCAGCGTCCCTATCGCATTGAAGTCGAAGGGCAAATTGTTGAATCTCAGTCTGTGATCATCGCCACAGGGGCCAGTGCCAACCGTCTTGGACTACCCAATGAAGAGCGCTTCTGGAGCAAGGGCATCAGCGCCTGCGCCATCTGCGATGGAGCAACACCTCAGTTCCGCAATGAAGAACTAGCCGTGGTCGGCGGTGGAGATTCAGCCTGCGAGGAAGCGGTTTATCTCACCAAATACGGCAGCCATGTGCATCTTTTGGTGCGGTCAGACCGTCTGCGCGCCAGTGCGGCAATGAGTGATCGCGTTCAGGCCAATCCCCAGATCACTGTGCACTGGAACACCCAAGTGAGCGACGTTCAAGGTGACGACTGGCTGAGCAGCCTCAACCTGCATCGGCGTGACAGCAATGTCGATGAGCAACTAGCCGTTCGGGGCATGTTTTATGCCATCGGGCATACGCCAAACACAGAGTTGGTTCGCGACCAGCTCGACTGCGATCCAATCGGTTACTTAGTCACCCAGCCAGGTCGACCGGAAACCTCCATGGAAGGAGTTTTCGCAGCAGGCGACGTCGCAGATGGAGAGTGGCGTCAGGGAGTTACAGCCGCTGGCAGCGGCTGTCAGGCCGCCCTCGCCGCGGAACGCTGGCTCAGTCATCACAATTTGGCAACGCTTGTGAGTAGGGAACATGCCGAGCCAGCTCAAGCGGAAACGCCCCAGACCACAGTTGAGACAACAGAAGAGACCTACGACTCAAACGCCCTCTGGCAGAAGGGCAGTTATGCCTTGAGAAAGCTCTATCACGACAGCAGTAGGCCACTGTTGGTGGTCTATACATCCCCAAGCTGTGGCCCCTGCCACGTGCTCAAACCCCAGCTCAAGCGAGTGCTGGATGAACTCAAGGGAGATGCCCAGGGAATTGAAATCGATATCGAAGCCGATCAAGAAATCGCTCAACAGGCTGGAGTGAATGGCACTCCAACGGTTCAGCTATTTCACGACAAGCAACTGAAGCAGCAGTGGCGTGGGGTGAAGCAACGCAGTGAGTTCATGGACTCGATCCGCTCGGTTCTCACCGAAGCCTGA
- a CDS encoding DEAD/DEAH box helicase encodes MLRRRLDPETTAPRDVLIHAGPGAGKTLGALLSFRVMQSEGRLQRALIFCHRTSILSQWQAAAAQLGLQLDLWNGPNSASDDADGWLLSYQGAGRQQEALKAELRSWDQELLLAIADEAHHLGVDPDEPDGPVWGRTFLELSRHARLRLGLTGTPFRADNLAFCAARRVRVEEAGQLVEQIHPDLSVEPRELIEAGDVRPLEFRFQDGWVEHGQEGLPDREVSPLSAEQRESWRARNLRRAIRLSDSSSIAQHLLLRARTKLESVRQRHPRAGGLVIARDIEHARSITLLLEEEGDRVDLVHSQDPGAPERLNGFQSGDADWLVSIDMCAEGFDASRLRVVAYLTTVVTRSRFVQGITRAVRMCSERASLEAVPREPSYVFAPADPLLMQYARSWSLSEPYRIAAPQSPEKSDNNLGGDWRGPSLPMEAIEDGAGALIRMRTPQLPRFLQR; translated from the coding sequence CTGCTGCGTAGACGGCTGGACCCAGAGACGACAGCGCCTCGTGATGTCCTGATTCATGCCGGACCAGGCGCTGGCAAAACGCTTGGGGCCTTGCTCTCCTTTCGGGTGATGCAGTCGGAGGGCAGGCTTCAACGCGCTCTGATCTTCTGCCACCGCACCTCAATCCTCAGCCAGTGGCAGGCTGCCGCAGCCCAACTAGGCCTGCAGCTTGATCTCTGGAACGGGCCCAACAGCGCCTCAGACGACGCGGACGGATGGCTACTCAGCTACCAGGGAGCAGGGCGCCAGCAGGAAGCCCTGAAAGCCGAACTCAGAAGCTGGGACCAGGAACTGCTGTTGGCTATCGCCGACGAGGCGCATCACTTGGGAGTTGACCCCGACGAACCCGACGGCCCTGTTTGGGGACGAACATTTTTGGAGCTCAGCAGACATGCCCGCCTGCGTCTCGGTTTAACCGGAACCCCATTTCGTGCCGACAACCTCGCCTTCTGCGCTGCTCGTCGAGTGCGGGTGGAGGAAGCAGGTCAACTGGTGGAGCAGATCCATCCAGATCTATCGGTCGAACCACGAGAACTGATCGAAGCCGGTGATGTTCGTCCTCTGGAATTTCGCTTCCAAGACGGCTGGGTGGAACACGGCCAGGAAGGGCTACCAGACCGGGAGGTTTCCCCACTATCCGCGGAACAGAGGGAAAGTTGGAGAGCGCGGAACCTACGCCGCGCCATCCGTCTTTCCGACAGCAGCAGCATTGCCCAGCATTTGCTGCTGAGAGCCCGCACCAAGCTCGAAAGCGTTCGCCAACGCCACCCACGTGCAGGCGGGCTAGTGATCGCCCGCGACATTGAGCACGCCCGCAGCATTACCTTGCTGCTGGAGGAGGAAGGCGACCGGGTCGACCTGGTGCACTCTCAAGACCCAGGGGCGCCTGAACGCCTCAATGGATTTCAGAGCGGTGATGCCGACTGGCTTGTGAGCATTGACATGTGCGCGGAAGGGTTCGATGCGTCACGGCTGAGGGTGGTCGCTTATCTGACCACGGTGGTGACACGCAGTCGTTTCGTACAGGGGATCACTAGAGCCGTGCGCATGTGCAGCGAAAGGGCCTCGCTGGAAGCGGTTCCGCGTGAGCCCTCCTACGTGTTTGCTCCAGCGGATCCACTGCTGATGCAGTACGCCCGCAGCTGGTCTCTCTCCGAGCCGTACCGCATTGCAGCACCGCAAAGCCCAGAGAAGAGCGACAACAATTTGGGAGGTGACTGGCGAGGTCCGTCACTGCCGATGGAAGCGATTGAGGACGGAGCAGGAGCTCTCATCCGCATGCGCACCCCGCAGCTACCAAGATTTTTGCAGCGTTGA
- a CDS encoding EF-1 guanine nucleotide exchange domain-containing protein — translation MGLTAIECPDGVCHSHHGGHAVDRSTMEHLLAEHGREWCERLAERIYEMSVDTFSQNVMPSLHAAGWQRRHLDWEFKLREMDSEPDRTLVDGIINATESFLRSSEVHRLFIQELVQGTFDEASDDHLRAEAVRHLIEKEILTLLKENRAELMDRLTSRIMEPAGGQVERAQKAASEGVMEVERLLCNHTESL, via the coding sequence ATGGGACTCACTGCAATCGAATGCCCTGATGGCGTCTGCCACAGCCACCACGGAGGTCATGCCGTGGACCGCAGCACCATGGAACACCTTCTGGCTGAACACGGCCGTGAATGGTGCGAGCGCTTGGCCGAGCGGATCTACGAAATGTCGGTGGACACGTTCTCGCAGAACGTAATGCCAAGCCTGCATGCGGCAGGCTGGCAACGACGTCATCTCGACTGGGAATTCAAGCTCAGGGAAATGGATTCCGAGCCGGATCGCACCCTGGTGGATGGAATCATCAATGCCACCGAAAGCTTTCTGCGCAGCAGTGAGGTGCATCGCCTGTTCATCCAAGAGCTCGTCCAGGGGACGTTTGATGAGGCCTCAGACGATCACCTGCGTGCGGAAGCCGTCAGGCATTTGATCGAGAAGGAGATCCTGACGCTTCTAAAAGAAAACAGAGCTGAACTGATGGATCGCCTGACATCAAGAATCATGGAACCGGCAGGCGGTCAGGTTGAGCGCGCTCAGAAGGCCGCTTCGGAGGGAGTGATGGAAGTGGAGCGATTGCTCTGCAACCACACCGAATCGCTCTGA
- a CDS encoding Re/Si-specific NAD(P)(+) transhydrogenase subunit alpha → MPILLIPAESAAGETRVAASPETVKKFTALGCRVILEKGAGQSSGFLDQAYAEAGAELVTCGDNTAWSQADVLLCVQSPSANALSQLRRGALVVGLLSPYANAELAGVLQQAGLSAMALELLPRISRAQSADALSSQANIAGYKSVLLASAALDRYFPMLMTAAGTVQPARVVILGAGVAGLQAVATARRLGAVVYVSDIRPAVKEQVESLGARFIDPPEIDDKPAESGGYAKQASDAFLAAQRQQLSDQLAEADVAICTAQVPGRRAPRLISEDMLDRMRPGAVVVDLAVAQGGNCAETLPSQTVDRNGVKLIGANDLPCTVPNHASAMFARNLLALLQPTLKDGQLTLDSEDELIAGCLISQDGTIRRGDVLTPGAN, encoded by the coding sequence TTGCCCATACTGTTGATTCCGGCGGAGAGCGCAGCGGGCGAAACCCGCGTTGCGGCTTCTCCGGAAACTGTCAAGAAATTCACTGCACTCGGCTGCAGGGTCATCCTCGAAAAGGGTGCTGGACAATCGTCCGGCTTTCTGGATCAGGCCTATGCCGAAGCTGGGGCTGAACTGGTCACCTGTGGTGACAACACGGCCTGGTCACAGGCTGATGTGTTGCTCTGCGTCCAGTCACCCTCTGCGAATGCTCTGTCTCAGCTCCGTCGCGGAGCTCTGGTTGTAGGTCTTCTCTCTCCCTATGCAAACGCTGAGCTGGCTGGGGTTCTGCAACAAGCAGGTCTTTCTGCCATGGCTCTTGAACTGCTTCCTCGTATCAGTCGTGCTCAGTCCGCTGATGCTCTGTCATCGCAAGCCAATATTGCCGGGTATAAATCTGTGCTGTTGGCTTCGGCCGCATTAGACCGTTATTTCCCCATGCTGATGACGGCAGCAGGCACTGTTCAGCCAGCTCGCGTCGTGATTCTGGGTGCTGGGGTGGCTGGCTTGCAGGCGGTCGCAACGGCACGCCGGCTTGGTGCTGTCGTTTACGTCAGCGACATTCGCCCTGCGGTGAAAGAACAGGTGGAGTCACTTGGGGCCCGCTTCATCGACCCTCCCGAGATTGATGACAAGCCTGCGGAGTCGGGTGGCTATGCCAAGCAGGCCTCTGACGCTTTTCTCGCAGCGCAGCGCCAGCAGCTCTCCGATCAGCTGGCTGAGGCGGATGTGGCCATCTGCACAGCCCAGGTTCCAGGACGTCGTGCCCCTCGGCTGATCAGTGAGGACATGCTGGATCGCATGCGCCCAGGAGCCGTGGTTGTGGATCTTGCTGTTGCCCAGGGAGGCAACTGTGCCGAGACCCTTCCTTCTCAGACCGTGGACCGTAACGGTGTGAAGCTAATCGGTGCCAACGACCTGCCCTGCACGGTTCCCAATCACGCCAGTGCGATGTTCGCTCGCAATCTGCTGGCCTTGCTTCAACCGACCCTCAAAGATGGTCAGCTCACCCTCGACAGCGAGGACGAGCTGATCGCCGGATGCCTGATCAGTCAGGACGGCACTATCCGTCGTGGAGACGTTCTCACCCCAGGAGCCAATTGA
- a CDS encoding NAD(P) transhydrogenase subunit alpha, which translates to MDSLFLMGAATASQTPPLVNALWVLLLGSLLGFELIGKVPPTLHTPLMSGANAISGITMLAALTAIIKANGSTPLLVLGSVSLGFALFNVIGGFLVTDRMLAMFSRKPARKENS; encoded by the coding sequence ATGGATTCCCTTTTTCTGATGGGTGCGGCCACTGCCTCCCAAACCCCACCACTGGTGAATGCCCTGTGGGTCTTGCTGCTCGGAAGCCTGCTCGGCTTCGAATTGATCGGCAAGGTCCCCCCAACGCTGCACACGCCATTAATGAGTGGTGCCAATGCCATCTCCGGCATCACGATGCTGGCCGCACTCACCGCGATCATCAAAGCCAATGGAAGCACTCCTCTCCTTGTTCTCGGCTCGGTCTCCCTTGGCTTCGCTCTCTTCAATGTGATTGGCGGTTTCCTCGTCACTGATCGCATGCTCGCCATGTTCAGCCGCAAGCCCGCCCGCAAGGAGAACAGCTGA
- a CDS encoding NAD(P)(+) transhydrogenase (Re/Si-specific) subunit beta, whose translation MEFLNYAIDLVAVLLLSLGIKGLSKVRSARSANQLAAVAMALAVIGLLISYVGTPSFDSQAWAWIIAGTLVGGVLGAITAQRVPMTSMPETVALFNGCGGMSSLLVALAAALFPGTLDDGTLVAVVSIVISVFVGSITFTGSIVAMAKLQGWLSTPPWMQSKIRHLVNIALAVVCLVAAIKLIASNGSSQAALWLLVIASGLLGIGVTLPIGGADMPVVISLLNSYSGVAAAAAGFVVGSQLLIVAGAMVGAAGLILTQVMCNGMNRSLVSVLFGGALGAGSSSKGGGGEYTNITSCSVEECALTLEAAERVVIVPGYGLAVAQAQHTLREVTRSLEAAGIQVDYAIHPVAGRMPGHMNVLLAEADVPYEQLKEMDVINPDFPATDVVLVLGANDVVNPQAKSDPESPLYGMPVLDVQQARTVFVVKRGMSAGYSGIKNDLFELANTSMVFGDAKKVLGDLLGELKELGVGKK comes from the coding sequence ATGGAGTTCCTGAACTACGCCATTGACCTTGTCGCCGTTCTGCTGCTGTCCCTCGGTATCAAGGGTCTTTCCAAGGTGCGTTCCGCACGCAGTGCCAATCAGCTCGCCGCTGTTGCCATGGCACTCGCTGTCATTGGTCTTTTGATCAGTTATGTGGGCACTCCAAGCTTCGACAGTCAGGCCTGGGCGTGGATCATCGCCGGCACTCTTGTCGGAGGAGTACTGGGTGCGATTACGGCCCAGCGGGTTCCCATGACCTCCATGCCCGAAACCGTGGCGCTGTTCAACGGCTGTGGCGGCATGTCATCGCTGTTGGTTGCTCTGGCTGCGGCACTGTTCCCTGGAACGCTCGATGACGGCACGCTCGTGGCGGTTGTATCGATTGTGATCTCCGTTTTCGTTGGCTCCATCACCTTCACTGGCTCGATCGTCGCGATGGCCAAGCTCCAGGGCTGGCTCTCAACGCCTCCCTGGATGCAGAGCAAAATCCGTCATCTGGTGAACATTGCTCTGGCTGTTGTTTGTCTTGTGGCTGCGATCAAACTGATCGCTTCCAATGGCAGCAGTCAGGCCGCACTGTGGTTGTTGGTGATCGCTTCTGGACTGCTCGGCATTGGCGTCACCCTGCCCATCGGCGGCGCAGACATGCCTGTGGTGATCTCCCTGCTCAATAGTTATTCAGGGGTGGCAGCTGCAGCAGCAGGTTTTGTGGTGGGCAGCCAGCTTCTGATTGTGGCTGGTGCCATGGTTGGTGCTGCTGGCCTAATCCTGACCCAGGTGATGTGCAACGGCATGAACCGTTCACTGGTTTCGGTGTTATTCGGTGGAGCGCTCGGAGCCGGCTCCTCCTCCAAGGGTGGTGGTGGTGAGTACACCAACATCACCAGCTGCAGTGTTGAGGAGTGTGCGCTCACCCTTGAAGCGGCTGAGCGCGTGGTGATTGTGCCTGGTTATGGCCTAGCTGTTGCGCAGGCTCAGCACACGCTCAGGGAGGTCACCCGTTCCCTGGAAGCAGCCGGTATTCAGGTTGATTACGCCATTCATCCCGTGGCTGGACGCATGCCAGGTCACATGAATGTGCTGCTCGCTGAAGCCGATGTGCCCTATGAACAGCTCAAGGAAATGGACGTCATCAATCCTGATTTCCCCGCCACTGATGTGGTGCTGGTGCTGGGTGCTAACGATGTCGTCAACCCCCAGGCCAAGAGCGATCCAGAATCCCCCCTCTACGGCATGCCGGTGCTTGATGTTCAGCAAGCACGCACAGTCTTTGTCGTGAAACGTGGCATGAGCGCTGGTTATTCAGGGATCAAGAACGATCTCTTTGAGCTTGCTAACACGTCCATGGTGTTCGGTGATGCCAAGAAAGTTCTTGGTGATCTGCTTGGTGAGCTGAAGGAGCTTGGTGTTGGTAAGAAGTAA
- a CDS encoding YheT family hydrolase has translation MGSDSRIQHNPQLLEQLGVVTYQQRWPWVGGDLQTLHDTIRPVPLPEDQGEPIRIAVPPLASGAAAAGELLAFLDRPLPTPAGDSVRPRALVLALHGLGGSSRREGLRRLVLTLQRNGFAVLRLNLRGADPGRDLAGGTYAAACNSDLLPVIVRARELCRQLAPSSSALPLFGAGVSLGGTMLLNACLSSSEDRAAAGLPPDQLVLDGLFCASSPLDLAACSASIERPRNRVYQRWLLQRLVRQTLADPFGVSLQENQSLTQNPPRSIRAFDAAVTAPRWGFDSVDAYYSRASPLPYLLDDRRSLPPTLLLQALDDPWVPASGAKRLLSALMLQPADQRDPVSVLLTQRGGHNGFHAPGDSVESGCWSDRVASSWLIQLSADDPS, from the coding sequence ATGGGTTCTGATTCTCGAATTCAGCACAACCCCCAGTTGCTTGAGCAGCTGGGGGTTGTCACCTATCAACAGCGCTGGCCCTGGGTCGGTGGTGACCTGCAAACTCTGCACGACACGATTCGGCCAGTTCCTCTTCCTGAGGATCAAGGAGAGCCGATTCGGATTGCTGTTCCCCCACTGGCAAGTGGTGCAGCAGCTGCCGGAGAATTGTTGGCCTTTCTGGATCGCCCCCTGCCCACGCCTGCGGGGGATTCCGTACGCCCGCGAGCCCTTGTGCTGGCCCTTCATGGTCTTGGTGGTTCCAGTCGTCGAGAGGGCCTCCGGCGCCTGGTTCTCACGTTGCAGAGGAATGGGTTTGCGGTGCTGAGGCTCAATCTGCGGGGGGCTGACCCTGGCAGAGATCTGGCCGGTGGAACCTATGCCGCCGCTTGCAACAGCGATCTGCTGCCAGTGATCGTGCGTGCTCGTGAGCTTTGTCGACAGCTGGCACCATCCAGTTCTGCTTTGCCCTTGTTCGGTGCTGGGGTCTCTCTCGGCGGCACGATGCTTTTGAACGCTTGTCTGTCCAGTTCTGAGGACAGGGCCGCGGCCGGACTTCCCCCCGACCAGCTAGTACTCGATGGATTGTTCTGCGCCAGCAGCCCCCTAGATCTGGCCGCCTGCAGCGCCTCGATTGAACGACCGCGTAACCGGGTCTATCAGCGTTGGTTGCTGCAACGCCTGGTGAGACAAACACTGGCAGACCCCTTCGGCGTGAGCCTGCAGGAGAATCAATCGCTGACCCAAAATCCACCGCGATCGATCCGCGCCTTTGATGCGGCTGTCACGGCTCCTCGCTGGGGGTTCGATTCCGTGGATGCCTATTACTCAAGGGCATCTCCCTTGCCCTATCTGCTCGATGATCGGCGTTCGTTGCCACCCACCCTGTTGCTTCAGGCACTTGATGATCCCTGGGTGCCGGCGTCTGGAGCCAAGCGTTTGCTCTCCGCACTGATGTTGCAGCCCGCTGATCAGCGTGACCCTGTGTCGGTCCTGCTCACGCAGAGAGGCGGCCACAACGGCTTTCATGCTCCCGGCGACAGCGTGGAGAGCGGATGCTGGTCCGATCGTGTGGCTTCGTCCTGGTTGATTCAACTCAGCGCTGATGACCCAAGCTGA
- a CDS encoding (2Fe-2S) ferredoxin domain-containing protein, whose translation MISHHLLLCATATKAKCCDPALGAASWEALKLGVRELALERPDRPGGVVLRSKADCLRVCDQGPVLLIWPDGIWYGGVTPERIRRILEEHVIGGRPCEDWVIRRSPFSLGHQR comes from the coding sequence GTGATCAGTCACCACCTGCTTCTTTGTGCAACAGCCACCAAAGCGAAATGCTGTGATCCTGCACTTGGCGCAGCCAGCTGGGAGGCTCTGAAACTTGGAGTGCGGGAGCTGGCACTAGAGCGACCGGACCGGCCAGGCGGGGTGGTCCTGCGCAGCAAAGCTGACTGCCTGCGGGTTTGTGATCAGGGCCCGGTGTTGCTGATCTGGCCGGATGGCATCTGGTACGGAGGAGTCACGCCGGAACGGATTCGACGCATCCTTGAAGAGCATGTGATCGGTGGGCGGCCCTGCGAAGACTGGGTGATCCGCCGCAGCCCTTTCAGCTTGGGTCATCAGCGCTGA
- a CDS encoding 1-deoxy-D-xylulose-5-phosphate reductoisomerase — translation MKAISVLGSTGSIGTQTLEIVQDFPEQFRVVALTAGRNLPLLVEQIQRHSPEVVALADESLLKELKERLASLPADQQPQRKPELVGGPGGLNVAASWDTADLVVTGIVGCAGLLPTLAAIQAGKDLALANKETLIAAGPVVLPELKKSGSRLLPADSEHSAIFQCLQGTPWADNARLSTGVPTPGLRRIQLTASGGAFRDWAPADLEKATVADATSHPNWSMGRKITVDSASLMNKGLEVIEAHYLFGLDYDNIEIVIHPQSIIHSMIELADSSVLAQLGWPDMKLPILYCMSWPSRLETPWRRLNLTEVGQLTFNKPDPAKYPCMELAYAAGRAGGTMPAVLNAANEEAVAQFLEERIHFLDIPDLIETACERHKSDRVDQPQLDDVLAVDQWARTAVREQVDRGTRRLPLTAMAA, via the coding sequence GTGAAAGCCATCAGCGTGCTGGGCTCCACCGGCTCAATTGGCACTCAGACCCTCGAAATCGTTCAGGACTTCCCGGAACAGTTCCGGGTGGTGGCCCTGACAGCCGGCCGCAACCTGCCCCTGCTCGTGGAGCAGATTCAGCGACACAGCCCCGAGGTGGTAGCCCTCGCTGATGAATCTCTTCTGAAGGAACTGAAGGAACGCCTTGCTTCTCTCCCCGCCGATCAACAGCCTCAACGCAAACCGGAACTGGTGGGAGGCCCCGGCGGGCTGAACGTTGCCGCCTCATGGGACACAGCAGACCTGGTGGTGACGGGCATTGTTGGCTGTGCAGGACTACTTCCAACCCTGGCGGCTATCCAGGCCGGAAAGGATCTTGCGTTGGCCAATAAGGAAACCCTGATCGCAGCGGGTCCTGTTGTGCTGCCAGAGCTCAAGAAAAGCGGCAGCCGTCTACTACCAGCCGATTCTGAGCACTCCGCCATCTTCCAGTGCCTGCAGGGCACACCCTGGGCTGATAATGCTCGCCTCTCAACAGGTGTTCCCACTCCGGGCCTGCGCCGGATCCAGCTCACGGCTTCAGGTGGTGCTTTCCGTGATTGGGCACCCGCCGATCTGGAGAAAGCCACCGTGGCCGACGCCACCTCCCATCCCAACTGGAGCATGGGCCGAAAGATCACCGTGGACTCAGCGTCGCTGATGAATAAAGGGCTGGAGGTGATCGAAGCCCACTATCTGTTCGGCCTCGACTACGACAACATCGAAATCGTCATTCACCCGCAGAGCATCATTCACTCGATGATCGAGCTGGCTGACTCCTCGGTCTTGGCGCAACTGGGGTGGCCAGACATGAAGCTGCCGATCCTTTACTGCATGAGTTGGCCCTCGCGCCTTGAGACACCCTGGCGTCGGCTGAATCTGACCGAGGTCGGGCAACTCACCTTCAACAAACCCGATCCCGCCAAATACCCCTGCATGGAACTGGCGTACGCCGCCGGCAGGGCCGGTGGAACCATGCCGGCTGTGCTCAATGCCGCCAATGAAGAGGCGGTGGCCCAGTTCCTCGAAGAGCGGATTCATTTCCTCGACATTCCCGACCTGATCGAAACAGCCTGCGAGCGCCACAAATCCGACCGGGTTGACCAGCCGCAACTGGATGACGTGCTGGCCGTCGATCAGTGGGCCCGTACCGCCGTGCGCGAACAGGTTGACCGGGGCACACGACGACTTCCGCTCACTGCCATGGCGGCGTGA
- a CDS encoding sodium-dependent transporter: MAAAQKEHWGSGLGFVLAAAGSAVGLGNLWGFAYRASQGGGGTFVLLYLLIVLVVCLPVLVAEMVLGRSTGESPLVAPLKAAGQRWRPLGWLFILASCGILAFYAILMGWTAATLVHSLVDGLPKSETEATAFYDGLSGGRSALLGQGFSLLLTAVVVAAGIRGGIERLSRWGLPLLFVMLIGLVIWAAYLPGSSSGYNTFLLNWDAKYFLDFGTIRNAFEQAFFSIGTGIGCIVCYSAYLDRKAHLPREGVSIVALDTIVGLLAGMVTFPIVMSFDLTDLVSSRPLGAIFIALPTGLSSLGITGLIVAVTFFGLAYIAGITSAVSLLEVPVASLIQLAGWSRTKAVCVVAALIFVLGLPAATSTPLLWWMTSVFGGILLIFGGLLISFLMGWVIPSRFSQELSQSGTPSSLNRVFLFCLRWISPPVIAAGLLISVVDLIRKWTGQG; encoded by the coding sequence ATGGCGGCAGCGCAGAAGGAGCACTGGGGTTCGGGGCTGGGATTTGTTCTGGCGGCAGCGGGCAGTGCGGTGGGCCTTGGCAATCTCTGGGGATTCGCCTACAGGGCCTCACAGGGAGGTGGTGGCACGTTCGTGCTGCTCTACCTACTGATCGTTTTGGTCGTCTGCCTGCCGGTTCTGGTCGCAGAGATGGTGCTCGGACGCAGTACCGGGGAGAGTCCACTTGTGGCTCCACTGAAAGCTGCTGGACAGCGTTGGAGGCCGCTGGGTTGGCTCTTCATCTTGGCTTCTTGCGGAATTCTGGCTTTTTACGCGATTCTTATGGGTTGGACCGCTGCGACTCTTGTTCACTCACTGGTTGATGGTCTTCCCAAGAGTGAAACTGAAGCCACAGCTTTTTATGACGGGCTTAGTGGTGGTCGTTCGGCTTTATTGGGACAAGGATTTAGTTTGCTTTTAACAGCGGTTGTTGTTGCTGCTGGAATTCGAGGTGGTATCGAAAGATTGTCCCGCTGGGGATTGCCTCTCCTGTTTGTGATGTTGATAGGTCTTGTGATTTGGGCAGCATATTTGCCTGGATCTTCGAGCGGTTACAACACTTTTTTGTTGAATTGGGATGCTAAGTATTTCCTTGACTTTGGAACAATTAGAAATGCATTTGAGCAGGCTTTCTTTTCGATTGGCACAGGAATAGGTTGCATTGTTTGCTATTCGGCGTATTTAGATCGAAAAGCTCATTTGCCTAGAGAAGGTGTCTCCATCGTGGCGCTGGACACAATTGTGGGTCTGCTGGCAGGGATGGTTACTTTCCCCATTGTGATGAGCTTTGACCTGACAGATTTAGTGAGCTCAAGGCCACTTGGTGCGATCTTTATAGCTTTGCCAACTGGATTGTCGTCTCTGGGTATTACAGGTCTAATTGTCGCGGTGACCTTTTTTGGCTTGGCTTACATCGCAGGAATTACCTCAGCGGTGTCATTGCTTGAGGTGCCGGTCGCTTCCTTAATCCAGCTGGCGGGTTGGAGCAGAACAAAAGCGGTGTGTGTTGTAGCAGCGCTGATTTTTGTCCTTGGATTACCAGCAGCGACTTCGACTCCGTTGCTGTGGTGGATGACGTCAGTTTTTGGTGGAATACTTTTAATCTTTGGCGGATTGCTCATTAGTTTCCTGATGGGGTGGGTCATTCCTTCTCGTTTCTCGCAAGAACTGAGCCAATCAGGAACGCCCAGTTCTTTGAATCGCGTTTTTCTGTTCTGTTTGCGTTGGATATCACCACCAGTGATTGCTGCCGGACTGTTGATCAGCGTGGTGGATTTGATCCGCAAATGGACGGGTCAGGGCTGA